The Bacillus sp. BGMRC 2118 DNA segment TAGGAACGGCAAGAGCATTAGGTGAGCAGGAAGACGTTGTGAGAATGATGACAATTCATAAAAGCAAAGGACTGGAGTTTCCTGTCGTGTTTGTAGCTGGCTTGTCAAAGCCCTTTAACGTACGTGATCTAAGCAATACGTTTTTATTGCACAAGGATTTAGGCTTTGGTTCAAAGTATATTGATCCTGTTCTTAGAGTTAGCTATCCGACGTTGCCACAGCTTGCCATTAAGCAACAGATGAAAAATGAACTACTAGCCGAAGAAATGCGTGTATTATATGTTGCTCTTACTCGAGCTAAGGAAAAACTTTACTTAGTCGGTACGGTTAAAAAGCTGGAGAAAAAGATTAAAAGCTGGGGAGAGCAGCTTTCGAATAAGGAATGGCTATTGCCGAATTTTGATCGATCAAATGCTAAATGTTATATGGACTGGGTGGCGCCTTCTGTTATTAGGCATCATGATGCATCTGTATTACGAGACCGTGAAGAAATGAATGATATGCCTTTAGATATCGTTACTCATCCTTCAAAATGGTCCATTTCAATTATCGATCCAAGTAGATTAGAACAAGTGGATACAGAGAAATTGGAACTGAATGCTGAAATACTAGAACGAATGAAAAAAGGTGAAACTGTTCCATTAGAAAGCAAGTTCAAGACATATGTTCAAGACCGCTTGTTATGGGAATATGAGTTTAACACAGCAACAAAGCACCGTTCAAAACAAACGGTATCCGAGATTAAGCGAATGAGGCAGGATCATGACGTATATAGTGATACGTCCTTAGTGAATGTGACGCGTAAAACGATTGCAGATCGACCTAGATTTATGCAAGAACAGCGATTAACGTCAGCAGAAATAGGAACTGCAATGCATATGGTTATGCAGCATATTCCACTTGATCAACCTGTCACTGAAGAAATAGTGAAAGAAAAGATTTCCGAAATGGTTGTTAATGAATTGCTAACACATGAACAGGAGGACTATATTAATATAGCTGGAATTGTTCAATTCTTTAAGACAGAGCTCGGAGTAAGGATTTTACAATCTTCTAATGTAATGAGAGAGATTCCATTCAGTTTTGGTTTGCAAGCAAATCAAGCATATCCAGATTGGAAAGGTGAAAACGAAACCATTCTCCTTCAAGGTGTAATTGATTTGCTTTTTGAAGACGAGCAGGGAATTGTATTATTGGATTTTAAAACAGATCAAGTAACAGGTAAGATTCAAGGAAGCGAGTCATCTGTACACAAAGCATTAAAAGACCGGTATGAAGTGCAGCTGGAACTATACAGCAAAGCAGTTGAACATATATACAAACAACCATTAAATGAAAAATATCTATACTTCTTCGATGGAAGTCACCTTGTAAAATGTTAAACATCTCAAACAGTCATGTTATATGTTGGCTATGTCAACTTTACCATGACTGTTTTTTTAGCGCTTTAAAGAAGTGGGGGACAGGCCCCCACTCCTTTAAAGCGCTAAAAATATATTGGGTGTTTTTGGGGAAAATAGAGAAATGGATGGATAGACGGATAATTGGACGGAGGGACATGAAGTGAAGGGGAGCTGTGAATTGTGTAATCGAGAGGATGTCGAGACGACGGTTCATCATTTAGTTCCAAAGGAGAAGGGTGGAACGTTTGGGGCAACCGCCTTATTATGTATTCCTTGTCATAAACAAATTCATGCATTGTATACGAATGATGAAATTGCCGCAAGGTTATCAACCATTCAAGAGTTGAAGCATGATGAACAGTTATCAAGCTTTATTAAGTGGATCCGAAAACAACCTCCAGGGAAGTTAATGAAAATTAGAAAATCAAAAGAACGAAAGCGTAAAGGCAGATAAAAAGATATTTTCTTATGTTTTGTTGTTTTCCAAATGGGATGAGTTTTGATTAAGCATAATGTTTACGAAGTGAGAATCAGAAAAGACTTAAAATCAGTTCATTGGTTATTTCAGTAAACCCTCTGTTAAATCATAAGTTAATGTTAATAAATCAATAAAAATAGTACGACAAATGACACCCACTCTACGTGTCACTTGTCGTTTTTTGGTCACTTACATCAGGATCGATGGAGTTTGTTGCACTTACCCAGTTATTGGTACATATAAAATCTCCTGTATTAAAGGAACCTGAGCCAGAAGATGTTTTTGACGAGCTAGTTGGCGAAACATTTAAGGAGTCACCGAAGTTAACAACGCCTCCGTCTATACTATTAATCCAGATTGGGCCAACAATAGATGGCATGGTGAACACCCTTTTCTTTGGTATCAGTTTACTTTAACGTATGCCCTGACCAAAGAAATGGTTCGACGTATCCTCCATTTATTATTGATCTGTTAGTAATTGACGAATATGCTTAACTCGGGCCACTGCCCGAATGTGGTTTGTTGAGCCAATATGCATGATGGCTGCGTTAGAAGCACCGATTAAGGAGACAGAATCTACCTTAATAACTGGATTATCATGAACAAATGTTGTTCTCACTTGTTCCTCTACAACAGGTGTTGGTATGTCCTCTGAAAAAATTTGGTAAGAACTAAAGCTAGCTTCATCCTCAACAAATAAAGGATACTCCCTCTGAACGGCAATTGCCCTTGACGTGGCATTAATTCCGTGACTGTCACCAATCTCTAAAATCGAGCTGAAAGAAATTGAATTTGCATAAATAATTGGAACAATTGAAACTCGATGATGCATGATGTATCCCCTCCTAAACAAGTGGAACAAAAGGTCCAATAATTAATGACTCAGCAGGAGTGTCGAACGTGGAGGAAAGACATATGGTTTCTGAATCTCCAATCAAGAAAATGGAAGACGATGCCACACCGACAACCTTTATATCTCCTACGTGAATTCCCTTATTGACGACCGTAAAATTCATGAATACTCATCCTTCCCAATTCTGAGGTAAATGTTGAACGAAGGTCAAAAATGCTCCGTTTATATCTTCCTTCATTTTCTCTATGATTCTCTGGGTTGTTTCCTTTACATTGTTCTCATTTTCCCATTGCTTAGGAGTCGTTTGTTCTAAATAATACAAAATTCTTGTGTCAAGTTGTCTTTTCACATCTTGAATCATAAAGTCATAGTGAGCTTCATTTAACTTAGTACGTGACCGTTGTTCAAGGGATTGTATAGATGCATACCCTTCATGGTCTAGGTAGTTCAAGATAGAGTCTCGTATCGTTGATTGGATTTCGGGAGTAAATGTGTTTGCACCAGGTACTTTCAGTTTTCCTTGTGTAACGTCAAAATCCTCAATTTGTTCATCATTATAAGGATTAAGTCCAATATTTAACGTACCCTCTAATGTTTCAACCTTTAGTTGATCAAATTTATACTCAATTTTCTCAATGGTCGTGCTCGGCTTCTTTTTTAGTTCTTTTAGTTCTGATTGAACTGA contains these protein-coding regions:
- a CDS encoding spore germination protein, coding for MPSIVGPIWINSIDGGVVNFGDSLNVSPTSSSKTSSGSGSFNTGDFICTNNWVSATNSIDPDVSDQKTTSDT
- a CDS encoding HNH endonuclease, with translation MKGSCELCNREDVETTVHHLVPKEKGGTFGATALLCIPCHKQIHALYTNDEIAARLSTIQELKHDEQLSSFIKWIRKQPPGKLMKIRKSKERKRKGR
- a CDS encoding spore gernimation protein GerPC, translating into MYYQNYDLTNYIHQLQQQIQYQQIEIQKMQTSLASVQSELKELKKKPSTTIEKIEYKFDQLKVETLEGTLNIGLNPYNDEQIEDFDVTQGKLKVPGANTFTPEIQSTIRDSILNYLDHEGYASIQSLEQRSRTKLNEAHYDFMIQDVKRQLDTRILYYLEQTTPKQWENENNVKETTQRIIEKMKEDINGAFLTFVQHLPQNWEG
- a CDS encoding spore gernimation protein GerPD codes for the protein MNFTVVNKGIHVGDIKVVGVASSSIFLIGDSETICLSSTFDTPAESLIIGPFVPLV
- a CDS encoding spore germination protein GerPE: MHHRVSIVPIIYANSISFSSILEIGDSHGINATSRAIAVQREYPLFVEDEASFSSYQIFSEDIPTPVVEEQVRTTFVHDNPVIKVDSVSLIGASNAAIMHIGSTNHIRAVARVKHIRQLLTDQ